One window from the genome of Bacillus kexueae encodes:
- a CDS encoding aminotransferase A, producing MEHLINPKVKDLSISGIRTFFNLVAKYDDVISLTIGQPDFPTPDGVKEAAKRAIDDNFTSYTHNAGFFELRKAACEFLNRQYRLSYSPEDEVIVTTGASQAIDVALRTILEPGVDVLLPGPVYPGYEPLIRLAGANPVHVNTTQKGFKLTADLIEAHLSEKTRCIILPYPSNPTGVTLTVQELMDIATLVKGKNIFILSDEIYSELVYSQKHVSIASFLREQTIVVNGLSKSHSMTGWRIGFLFAPKELTKHMLKVHQYNVSCASSVSQMAAYDAITNGIDEPIKMKEEYKKRLEYAYDELKQLGFQVVKPDGAFYLFPSVPNPNVSSFDFAVDLVEKTGVAVVPGSAFSADGEGFFRLSYAYSMEQLEEAFARMKRYVYSSK from the coding sequence TTCTCTTACAATTGGACAGCCGGATTTTCCTACACCAGATGGCGTAAAAGAGGCTGCGAAACGTGCCATTGATGATAATTTTACTTCCTATACGCACAATGCAGGTTTTTTTGAGCTCCGAAAAGCCGCTTGTGAGTTTTTGAATCGCCAATATCGTCTTTCATATTCACCAGAAGATGAGGTCATTGTGACAACGGGTGCAAGTCAAGCAATTGATGTTGCCCTTCGAACGATTCTAGAACCGGGCGTAGACGTGCTCTTACCTGGACCGGTCTATCCTGGCTATGAACCGCTCATTCGCCTAGCCGGTGCTAACCCTGTACATGTCAATACAACGCAAAAAGGATTCAAACTAACAGCTGATTTAATTGAAGCGCACTTATCCGAAAAAACGCGCTGCATCATTTTGCCATACCCGTCCAATCCAACTGGTGTGACGCTTACAGTACAGGAATTAATGGATATTGCCACGCTTGTAAAAGGAAAGAATATATTTATCTTGTCTGATGAGATTTATAGTGAATTAGTGTATTCACAAAAGCACGTCTCTATTGCATCCTTTTTACGAGAGCAAACGATTGTCGTAAACGGATTGTCCAAATCGCACAGTATGACCGGGTGGCGAATCGGTTTTCTATTTGCCCCGAAAGAATTAACGAAGCACATGTTAAAAGTGCACCAATACAACGTGTCATGCGCTTCTTCTGTTTCACAAATGGCGGCCTATGATGCGATCACAAACGGGATAGATGAACCGATAAAAATGAAAGAGGAATACAAAAAACGACTCGAATACGCTTATGACGAGTTAAAGCAGCTAGGATTTCAAGTCGTAAAACCAGATGGTGCCTTTTACTTATTCCCATCTGTTCCGAATCCTAATGTTTCATCGTTTGATTTTGCCGTAGATCTTGTAGAAAAAACAGGCGTAGCCGTCGTACCAGGAAGTGCTTTTTCCGCCGACGGGGAGGGATTTTTTAGACTATCTTATGCCTATTCGATGGAACAACTCGAAGAAGCTTTCGCACGCATGAAGCGATACGTCTATTCGAGTAAATAA
- a CDS encoding TetR/AcrR family transcriptional regulator produces the protein MKEKIIEKSINLFAVQGFKETTIQQIVEELGVTKGTFYYYFQSKEEVLVDIQMTYIERLLAAQQEIFHQKETTCKDKIFELMVRIVSEIRTEGLKAKVFIREMRHVNEVQLKSIKRKRNEFRNNLIQVLEEAMRKREIQSHIPAEMIAFGILGMTNWTYFWYDPDGERTEEEIVSYFHQIIMNGIEKMEE, from the coding sequence ATGAAGGAAAAAATAATTGAAAAAAGCATTAATCTTTTTGCGGTACAAGGGTTTAAAGAAACGACCATTCAACAAATTGTTGAAGAATTAGGTGTGACGAAAGGAACCTTTTATTATTATTTTCAGTCAAAAGAAGAAGTACTCGTAGACATTCAGATGACCTATATTGAGAGATTGCTAGCGGCTCAACAGGAAATATTTCACCAAAAAGAGACGACGTGCAAAGATAAAATATTTGAATTAATGGTACGAATTGTTTCAGAAATTCGTACTGAGGGACTGAAAGCAAAAGTATTTATTCGAGAAATGCGTCATGTCAATGAGGTTCAACTCAAAAGCATTAAACGAAAACGCAATGAATTTCGAAATAATCTCATTCAAGTATTGGAAGAAGCGATGAGAAAGAGAGAAATTCAATCCCACATTCCAGCGGAAATGATCGCATTTGGCATTCTTGGTATGACCAATTGGACGTACTTTTGGTATGACCCTGATGGAGAGAGAACAGAAGAGGAAATCGTCTCTTATTTTCATCAAATTATTATGAATGGAATCGAGAAAATGGAGGAATGA
- a CDS encoding ketopantoate reductase family protein has protein sequence MKILVVGAGGVGGYFGGRLLEKGEDVTFLVRPKRYEQLERHGLHIESIHGSFSCTPKLITKDSQSETFDLILFSTKSYHLNEAMEDIKPFVGKNTTILPLLNGIRHLEDLRQTFGEEKIIGGLCFIETTLNHEGVIVQTSKDHHLKFGELSGEKTARIEKISKALSGTKAEINESTHILRDMWHKYLFITTFSGVTSLFQSPIGPIRETAFGLELVEDLLFECEAIMKKEGAPIDEQIVSKHLATLNKIEPTMKSSMQRDMEKQSFIEADHLQGYLLKLSEKHDLHAPILKIIYTNLKLYEKK, from the coding sequence ATGAAGATTTTAGTTGTGGGAGCTGGAGGTGTTGGCGGTTATTTTGGTGGCCGCTTATTAGAAAAGGGAGAAGACGTAACATTCCTTGTTCGGCCGAAACGATACGAACAATTGGAAAGACATGGACTACACATCGAAAGTATTCACGGCTCCTTTTCTTGTACACCAAAATTAATCACGAAGGATTCACAGAGTGAAACGTTTGATCTTATTTTGTTCAGCACGAAATCTTATCATTTAAATGAAGCGATGGAAGATATTAAGCCCTTTGTCGGAAAGAATACAACCATTCTTCCTTTATTAAATGGAATTCGTCATTTAGAGGATTTGCGTCAAACTTTTGGGGAAGAAAAAATCATTGGTGGACTCTGCTTTATTGAAACTACATTAAATCATGAAGGGGTCATCGTTCAAACATCGAAAGACCATCACTTGAAATTTGGGGAGCTGTCGGGAGAGAAAACAGCTCGAATTGAAAAAATCTCAAAAGCTTTATCTGGAACGAAAGCGGAAATAAATGAAAGCACTCACATCTTACGTGACATGTGGCATAAATATTTGTTTATTACTACGTTTTCTGGAGTTACATCGTTGTTCCAATCACCAATTGGTCCAATTCGAGAAACGGCATTTGGGCTTGAACTCGTTGAAGATTTACTATTTGAATGTGAAGCAATCATGAAAAAAGAAGGAGCGCCGATTGATGAACAAATTGTCTCTAAACATTTGGCGACACTGAACAAAATCGAACCTACCATGAAATCCTCGATGCAACGAGACATGGAAAAGCAATCGTTCATCGAAGCAGACCATTTGCAAGGCTACTTATTAAAACTGTCCGAAAAACATGATCTTCACGCCCCGATTTTAAAAATTATTTACACAAATTTAAAATTATACGAAAAAAAATAA
- a CDS encoding peptidoglycan D,D-transpeptidase FtsI family protein → MNVFFFIIFLLFVALIVRLGVVQIVQGEEYSKEVNRTEVDISKYPAPRGKMYDRNGRVVVDNINVPAISYTVEKTTKATDKLETAQKLSELITIDTEFLKERDLRDYWLARHSEEAKDLLTKEELKLEPKETYQLQVERVPASEITKIQNDPKEMQLAAFYTKFSSGYAYEPQIVATNLTKEEVSLVAERLEYLPGVDVITDWDRYYPYEGVFRSIIGGVADGIPQDNESFFTARSYARNDRVGKSYLELQYEDYLNPRKAQLKYTTNKDGETVGQEFVDNGRRGYDLKLSVDIELQKRVDEIVESRLLEAKRHPDNYMLDRAFVVMMDPYNGDILSMVGKRYNDGEVLNYDVGAFTSQYEMGSTVKGATVLAGYQHGISHGTSFYDAPIYLKGTKPKSSYKNFGWINDVNALKVSSNVYMFHIAMRIAGISYSPYMSFPASVEDFLTLRNYYAQFGLGVKTGIDLPIESDGQQSPPPDMGKLLDLAIGQFDTYTPLQMAQYVSVIANGGYRVQPRLVTSIHVPEGEEELGPVAQERDTVVLNKINNTDEDIKRVQTGFKLVTSAQGGTANGYFKHDVAGKTGTAQSQYWGPVRSYYGKSVYNLTFVGYYPSDNPEVAFSVVVPWARTSRGEDINKAIANDIVNAYVEVQKQSEQNQTTTPNNTTEEQSE, encoded by the coding sequence ATGAATGTATTCTTTTTTATCATCTTTCTATTATTTGTGGCACTGATCGTTCGTTTAGGTGTCGTCCAAATTGTACAAGGAGAAGAGTATTCAAAGGAAGTCAATCGAACGGAAGTCGATATTTCAAAATACCCTGCTCCACGGGGGAAAATGTATGATCGCAATGGAAGAGTTGTAGTGGACAATATCAATGTACCGGCGATCTCATATACAGTGGAAAAAACGACGAAGGCAACAGATAAATTGGAAACCGCTCAAAAGCTTTCAGAACTTATTACGATTGATACAGAGTTTTTAAAAGAGCGTGACCTTCGCGATTATTGGCTAGCAAGGCATTCAGAAGAAGCAAAAGACTTGCTTACGAAAGAAGAACTAAAGTTGGAGCCAAAGGAAACGTATCAGCTGCAAGTCGAGCGGGTGCCAGCGAGTGAAATCACAAAAATTCAAAATGACCCGAAAGAAATGCAACTTGCGGCATTTTATACGAAGTTTTCATCTGGCTATGCGTACGAACCTCAAATCGTCGCAACGAATTTAACTAAAGAAGAAGTGTCGTTAGTCGCTGAACGATTAGAGTACTTACCTGGGGTTGACGTCATTACAGACTGGGATCGATATTATCCGTATGAGGGAGTTTTTCGTTCAATTATTGGAGGGGTAGCGGATGGCATCCCGCAAGATAATGAATCATTTTTCACCGCGCGAAGCTACGCTCGTAACGACCGTGTCGGAAAAAGTTACTTAGAATTACAGTACGAAGACTACTTAAACCCTCGAAAAGCGCAATTAAAATACACGACGAACAAAGACGGAGAGACCGTTGGTCAGGAGTTTGTTGATAACGGACGCAGAGGATATGATTTAAAGTTATCCGTCGATATAGAGTTGCAAAAGCGTGTCGATGAAATAGTTGAAAGTCGTCTTCTCGAAGCGAAAAGACATCCAGATAACTATATGCTAGATCGTGCCTTCGTCGTCATGATGGACCCTTATAATGGCGATATTTTATCTATGGTTGGAAAGCGTTATAATGATGGCGAAGTGTTGAACTATGATGTAGGTGCCTTTACGAGTCAGTACGAAATGGGTTCGACTGTTAAAGGAGCGACAGTTCTTGCAGGGTATCAGCATGGCATTTCCCACGGAACATCGTTTTATGATGCACCAATCTATTTGAAAGGTACTAAACCTAAGTCATCGTATAAAAATTTTGGTTGGATTAATGATGTAAATGCGTTAAAGGTAAGTTCGAATGTCTATATGTTCCATATTGCGATGAGGATTGCAGGCATTAGCTATTCACCATATATGTCATTTCCAGCTTCGGTAGAAGATTTTCTCACGTTACGTAATTACTATGCGCAATTTGGGCTCGGGGTTAAAACAGGCATCGACTTACCCATTGAATCCGATGGCCAACAAAGTCCACCACCTGATATGGGGAAACTGTTAGACTTAGCGATCGGGCAGTTTGATACGTACACTCCGCTTCAAATGGCACAATACGTATCAGTCATTGCAAACGGTGGTTATCGTGTCCAGCCTCGTCTCGTTACGTCCATTCACGTGCCTGAAGGTGAGGAAGAGTTAGGACCAGTTGCTCAAGAACGAGATACTGTTGTTTTAAATAAAATTAACAATACAGATGAAGACATTAAACGAGTACAAACAGGATTTAAGCTCGTTACCTCTGCTCAAGGTGGAACAGCGAACGGATACTTTAAACATGATGTAGCCGGAAAGACAGGAACCGCACAATCTCAATATTGGGGACCAGTTCGAAGCTATTACGGAAAGTCCGTTTATAACTTAACATTTGTCGGGTATTATCCTTCTGATAATCCAGAAGTAGCGTTTAGTGTCGTAGTTCCGTGGGCACGTACAAGCCGTGGCGAAGATATTAATAAAGCTATTGCAAATGATATCGTCAATGCGTACGTTGAAGTGCAAAAGCAAAGCGAACAAAATCAAACGACAACACCAAACAATACAACGGAAGAACAAAGTGAATAA
- a CDS encoding quinone oxidoreductase family protein, translating to MDAIQFHEFGGPNVLKHVSLPIPSPQKKDVLIKVAAIGVNYADTARREGKYVVPTPLPFVPGSEVAGEVVACGDDVTDVSVGQKVVTLLGSNRSTGYAQYTLADSRSLIPIPSGVTYEQAVALPLQGLSAYHILKSLGQLSEGETVLVHAAAGGVGSIAIQLAKKFGAKKVIATASTEEKRELASTLGADVTIDYTKPSWCIDVMEATNGMGVDLVLEMVGGDIFLQSLKCLKPFGRLVCYGVASGHPPTFNPVLLMEKNLTVTGFFLPTMMQKPNLFTRSLQELLDWMAKGELTLVIGETLPLNQAAVAHTRLQSRKTKGKVILIPTQ from the coding sequence ATGGATGCCATACAATTTCATGAATTTGGCGGACCTAATGTCCTTAAACACGTCTCACTCCCAATTCCATCTCCACAGAAGAAGGATGTGTTAATTAAAGTTGCTGCAATCGGTGTTAACTATGCTGATACAGCAAGAAGAGAAGGGAAATACGTTGTACCAACCCCACTGCCGTTTGTGCCTGGGTCTGAGGTAGCTGGAGAAGTCGTTGCTTGTGGTGACGATGTAACAGATGTATCAGTGGGGCAAAAAGTCGTGACCTTACTCGGTTCGAATCGGTCCACAGGATATGCGCAGTATACGTTAGCGGATAGTCGGAGTCTCATTCCAATTCCTTCTGGTGTTACTTATGAGCAAGCGGTAGCTCTTCCGCTTCAAGGGCTTAGTGCTTACCATATTTTAAAATCGTTAGGACAACTATCTGAGGGAGAAACCGTTCTCGTTCATGCAGCTGCAGGTGGGGTAGGGTCAATTGCTATTCAGCTTGCGAAAAAGTTTGGAGCAAAAAAAGTAATTGCCACTGCAAGCACGGAAGAAAAACGGGAGTTAGCTTCGACACTAGGTGCTGATGTTACGATTGATTATACGAAGCCATCGTGGTGCATTGATGTAATGGAGGCAACTAATGGAATGGGCGTTGATCTCGTATTGGAGATGGTCGGTGGTGATATTTTCTTGCAATCTTTAAAATGTCTGAAGCCGTTTGGTCGTCTCGTTTGTTACGGTGTCGCAAGCGGTCATCCCCCAACATTCAATCCTGTCCTTTTAATGGAGAAGAATCTGACAGTAACAGGGTTCTTTTTACCAACGATGATGCAAAAGCCTAATCTTTTCACACGCAGTTTACAAGAATTATTGGATTGGATGGCAAAAGGTGAACTCACGCTAGTGATAGGGGAAACGCTCCCTCTCAATCAAGCGGCAGTAGCTCACACTCGACTTCAAAGCCGAAAAACAAAAGGAAAAGTGATTCTTATTCCCACACAATAG
- the splB gene encoding spore photoproduct lyase produces MNKPFMPQLVYYEPRALEYPLGKELVQKFEKLGVEIRQTTSHNQVRNIPGENELQKYRNAKSTLVIGVRKTLKFDTSKPSAEYAIPLATGCMGHCHYCYLQTTLGSKPYIRTYVNLEDIFEQANKYMEERAPDITRFEAACTSDIVGIDHLTHSLKKTIEFIGQSEYGRLRFVTKFHYVDHLLDAKHNKKTRFRFSVNAPYVIKHFEHGTSSLDQRLEAAAKVAKAGYPLGFIIAPIYIHEGWEEGYLEMFQKLSAALPAEALNDLTFELIQHRFTKPAKRVIEKNYPKTKLEMDEEKRRYKWGRYGIGKYIYEKDEEEQLKEILHRYIENYFPQAKIEYFT; encoded by the coding sequence GTGAATAAACCGTTTATGCCACAACTCGTTTATTATGAACCTCGGGCATTAGAATACCCTCTCGGAAAAGAACTTGTGCAAAAATTTGAGAAGCTTGGAGTTGAAATCCGACAAACAACTTCTCACAATCAAGTGAGAAATATACCTGGCGAGAATGAGCTTCAGAAATATAGAAATGCAAAGTCAACACTCGTCATCGGTGTGCGAAAAACTTTAAAATTTGATACATCAAAGCCTTCAGCAGAATATGCGATTCCGTTAGCGACTGGATGTATGGGACATTGTCATTACTGTTACTTACAGACGACGCTTGGATCAAAACCATATATCCGAACCTATGTGAACTTAGAGGATATTTTTGAACAAGCCAACAAATACATGGAAGAGCGAGCTCCAGACATTACACGGTTTGAAGCTGCCTGTACATCCGATATTGTAGGAATAGACCATTTAACACACTCTTTGAAAAAGACCATCGAATTTATCGGACAATCCGAATATGGCCGCTTAAGGTTCGTGACGAAATTTCATTATGTCGACCATTTATTAGATGCAAAGCATAACAAAAAAACTCGCTTTCGATTCAGTGTGAATGCTCCATACGTCATTAAACATTTTGAACATGGGACATCCTCTCTTGATCAACGTTTAGAAGCGGCAGCTAAAGTAGCGAAGGCTGGATATCCACTCGGTTTCATCATCGCGCCAATTTATATTCATGAAGGGTGGGAAGAAGGGTATTTGGAAATGTTTCAAAAACTTTCAGCAGCTCTTCCAGCGGAAGCGTTAAATGATTTGACATTTGAATTAATTCAGCATCGATTTACGAAACCTGCGAAACGAGTGATTGAAAAAAATTACCCGAAAACGAAGCTTGAAATGGACGAGGAAAAACGTCGATATAAATGGGGACGTTACGGCATTGGTAAGTACATTTATGAAAAAGATGAAGAAGAGCAGTTAAAAGAAATTTTACACAGGTATATCGAAAACTATTTTCCTCAAGCAAAAATTGAGTATTTTACATGA
- a CDS encoding thioesterase family protein, whose translation MIHETEIKVRFAETDALGHVNNTNFFVYMEVARIEFFEKLDTSMSINKWPFIVASAKCDFIEQTFFNQTLIIETTLSRIGSKSFTLTHRMKDKETGKTVAKGEVVIVHFNFEAQQSEVIPPKMREVLEQYLISVA comes from the coding sequence ATGATCCATGAAACAGAAATAAAGGTCCGTTTTGCTGAAACTGATGCCCTTGGCCATGTGAATAATACTAATTTCTTTGTTTATATGGAAGTGGCTCGCATTGAGTTCTTTGAAAAGTTAGATACGTCAATGTCTATTAATAAGTGGCCATTTATCGTTGCTTCTGCCAAATGTGATTTTATTGAACAAACGTTTTTTAATCAAACATTAATCATTGAAACAACATTAAGTAGAATCGGCTCAAAAAGCTTTACGCTTACGCATCGAATGAAGGATAAAGAAACAGGAAAAACGGTAGCTAAAGGTGAAGTGGTCATTGTTCATTTTAACTTCGAAGCACAACAAAGCGAAGTGATTCCTCCAAAAATGAGAGAAGTACTTGAACAATATTTAATATCTGTGGCGTAA
- a CDS encoding methyl-accepting chemotaxis protein, whose translation MVENMRSMIQHIQQSTRKISDSAEHLSAVSEETMASGEQITQAVDDIAKGTTEQASDVEGMYEQTTRLSTSIDEAIQAVGQVEQISKQTEKSSQYGLKELKDLQEKSDEANDEVESVHQVVSNLVGKIDHIAEVVTTISTISDQTNLLALNASIEAARAGESGKGFAVVASEVRKLAEQSVEATDKIRETIQGIQEEADLAVQAMKRSKEMNDLQHLQVQKTANVFEDISRQMSVLIQSLQSVSSSMKEMEAQKEQVVEAIQSISAISQQSAASVEEVSASTLEQMKAFETVAHSAEELNESSKKLQTLVKQFKINTEDA comes from the coding sequence ATGGTTGAAAATATGCGATCGATGATTCAGCATATCCAACAATCAACAAGAAAGATTAGTGATTCAGCCGAGCATTTAAGTGCAGTCTCGGAAGAAACGATGGCATCGGGCGAACAAATTACACAAGCAGTTGATGATATTGCAAAAGGAACGACAGAACAAGCATCAGACGTAGAAGGAATGTACGAACAAACGACGCGACTTTCAACAAGTATTGATGAGGCAATTCAAGCTGTTGGACAAGTGGAACAAATATCGAAGCAAACTGAAAAGTCAAGTCAATACGGCTTAAAGGAATTAAAGGACCTTCAAGAAAAATCCGACGAAGCCAATGACGAGGTGGAATCGGTTCACCAAGTCGTTTCAAACTTAGTTGGAAAAATCGATCATATCGCTGAAGTTGTGACAACCATTTCCACAATCTCAGATCAAACAAATTTACTCGCATTAAATGCGAGTATTGAAGCGGCAAGAGCAGGAGAGAGTGGAAAAGGGTTTGCTGTTGTTGCATCGGAGGTTCGAAAACTAGCAGAACAATCTGTAGAAGCGACAGACAAAATACGTGAAACCATTCAAGGAATACAAGAGGAAGCGGATTTAGCCGTACAAGCGATGAAACGCTCAAAAGAAATGAATGACTTGCAGCATTTACAAGTTCAAAAAACAGCAAACGTGTTTGAAGATATATCTCGTCAAATGAGTGTTCTTATCCAATCATTACAAAGCGTTTCAAGTAGCATGAAAGAGATGGAAGCACAAAAAGAACAAGTAGTCGAAGCGATTCAAAGTATTTCAGCTATCTCACAACAGTCAGCAGCATCAGTTGAAGAGGTGAGTGCATCGACGCTGGAACAAATGAAGGCGTTTGAAACGGTAGCGCATTCTGCTGAAGAATTAAATGAGTCAAGTAAAAAACTGCAAACTCTTGTAAAACAGTTCAAAATTAATACAGAAGATGCATAA
- a CDS encoding PAS domain S-box protein: MSNHVRDKRKADSIELYSVLSSSGHFRYISSNCMQFLGYKQEELIGKDVRSFIHKEDIFLLESFFYNDHHLYPCAFRFRHKENHFVWLEASVDFIQNEIKENEREVIVKIKIIDTYNSSQTTKEIHHYFFNEQKSSSSQINTDEETNSIIESLPSPVFISYKGIIKYVNQSFRQLLGVFTREQVIGKSIYDYMLPDYHEVVQNRIQMLHEGQSIGVIEQEWRREDGSIINVECRPSTILFKGRKAEIAVLYDISSRKRVQKNLQKSRERYQKLIQNSIDTIGVIHNDKWVFINESGLKLFGVRDYAQIIGKNIYSHLERDSFQSIKKMLIDINAGKKEVLLIKPGWRRKTDGQTIYTEMVCIPTTYFGEPAVQVILRDLTERKNAENMMVQSEKLTIAGQLAAGIAHEIRNPLTAIKGFLQLMQSERKESDQYFDIVFSELNRIELILSELLMLAKPQEALFKQMNMSHVLTEVITLLETEANLNNVMIQKRFSEGPDFVHCDPNQLKQVFINLIKNAIEAMPSGGTITIETICENDTFTIHFVDTGEGIPEDILQKIGQPFVTTKESGNGLGLMMTFKIIENHKGTIQVESEEGKGTKFTISLPIAK; the protein is encoded by the coding sequence TTGTCGAACCATGTCCGTGATAAACGGAAAGCAGATTCGATTGAGCTATACTCTGTTCTATCATCGAGTGGTCATTTCCGTTATATTTCTTCCAACTGCATGCAATTTTTAGGTTATAAGCAAGAAGAATTAATCGGAAAAGATGTTAGATCGTTTATACATAAAGAAGATATCTTTTTATTGGAATCATTTTTTTACAATGATCATCACCTATATCCGTGTGCCTTTCGTTTTCGACATAAAGAAAATCATTTCGTATGGCTGGAAGCATCGGTTGATTTCATCCAGAACGAAATAAAAGAAAATGAAAGGGAAGTCATCGTCAAAATTAAAATTATTGATACATACAACTCCTCGCAAACGACGAAAGAAATTCATCATTACTTTTTTAATGAACAAAAATCGTCTTCTTCCCAAATTAATACAGATGAAGAGACTAATTCAATTATTGAAAGCTTGCCTAGTCCAGTCTTTATTTCTTATAAAGGGATTATTAAATATGTCAATCAATCCTTTCGCCAATTACTAGGAGTTTTCACTCGTGAGCAGGTAATTGGGAAGTCCATCTATGATTATATGTTGCCAGATTATCATGAAGTTGTTCAAAATCGCATTCAAATGCTTCATGAAGGTCAATCGATTGGCGTAATTGAACAAGAGTGGAGAAGGGAAGATGGCTCCATTATCAATGTAGAGTGTAGGCCTTCTACGATTCTTTTTAAAGGCAGAAAAGCCGAAATCGCTGTTTTATACGATATATCATCGCGAAAACGAGTGCAAAAGAATTTGCAAAAAAGTAGGGAGCGATACCAAAAGCTTATTCAAAATTCGATTGATACCATTGGGGTTATCCATAATGACAAGTGGGTATTCATCAATGAATCCGGATTGAAGTTGTTTGGTGTTCGCGATTACGCGCAAATAATTGGGAAAAATATTTACTCCCATCTTGAACGGGACTCCTTCCAATCGATCAAAAAAATGTTGATCGATATCAACGCTGGTAAAAAAGAAGTGCTCCTCATAAAGCCCGGGTGGAGGAGAAAAACGGATGGACAGACCATTTATACGGAGATGGTTTGCATTCCGACAACATACTTTGGGGAGCCTGCTGTTCAAGTGATCTTACGTGATTTAACGGAGCGAAAGAATGCCGAAAATATGATGGTTCAATCCGAAAAATTAACGATTGCTGGTCAATTAGCTGCAGGAATTGCACACGAGATTCGTAACCCTCTTACAGCGATTAAAGGGTTTCTCCAATTAATGCAGTCGGAACGAAAAGAGAGTGACCAATACTTCGATATCGTATTTTCTGAGTTGAACCGAATTGAACTCATTTTATCTGAATTATTAATGTTAGCGAAGCCGCAGGAAGCATTGTTCAAGCAAATGAATATGAGCCACGTTTTAACGGAAGTTATTACGCTTTTAGAAACGGAAGCGAATTTGAACAATGTTATGATTCAAAAGCGGTTTTCTGAAGGGCCTGATTTCGTACATTGTGATCCGAATCAGTTGAAGCAAGTGTTTATTAACTTAATAAAAAATGCGATTGAGGCAATGCCATCGGGTGGTACAATTACAATTGAAACCATTTGTGAAAACGACACGTTCACGATCCACTTTGTTGATACGGGAGAAGGAATACCAGAGGACATTTTACAGAAAATTGGTCAACCATTTGTCACCACAAAAGAGAGTGGGAACGGTCTTGGATTAATGATGACATTTAAAATCATTGAGAACCATAAAGGGACAATCCAAGTGGAGAGCGAGGAAGGAAAGGGAACAAAATTTACGATTTCCTTACCGATTGCGAAATAA
- a CDS encoding methyl-accepting chemotaxis protein produces MVNNMRDMIEKVNGSIRHLSDSAEHLSAVSEETMASGEQISAAIDDIAKGTSEQASDVDLMNEQTKTLSTSIERVNEAVHEVEKLSKESEQASYDGLEKLNVLQDKSKEANQEVQTVEYVLNGLADKIHHIADVITTISNISDQTNLLALNASIEAARAGESGKGFAVVAAEVRKLAEQSAEATEKIRVTIQGIQEEAKNAVDAMQRSREMNDEQHAQVQLTGEAFQQIAMKMNELITSMNMVTGYMNDINEKKEQVVEAIQSISAISQQSAAAVEEVSASTNEQIKAFETVAESAESLNESSKELQKMVSQFKTEE; encoded by the coding sequence ATGGTAAATAACATGCGTGACATGATTGAAAAAGTAAATGGCTCCATTCGTCATTTAAGTGATTCAGCTGAACATTTAAGTGCGGTTTCTGAAGAAACGATGGCCTCAGGTGAGCAAATTTCAGCTGCTATTGACGATATTGCGAAAGGTACATCAGAACAAGCTAGCGACGTCGACTTAATGAATGAACAGACGAAAACATTATCCACGAGCATTGAGCGTGTGAATGAAGCAGTCCATGAAGTGGAAAAGCTTTCAAAAGAATCTGAGCAAGCAAGTTATGATGGACTAGAGAAATTGAATGTATTACAAGACAAATCGAAAGAAGCAAATCAAGAAGTACAGACCGTTGAATATGTCTTAAATGGTTTAGCAGACAAAATTCATCATATCGCAGATGTTATTACGACAATCTCCAATATTTCCGATCAAACGAACTTACTTGCGTTAAATGCAAGCATTGAAGCGGCACGCGCAGGTGAGAGCGGAAAAGGCTTTGCTGTTGTAGCGGCAGAAGTTCGTAAACTAGCAGAACAATCCGCAGAAGCGACGGAAAAAATTCGTGTAACAATTCAAGGAATTCAAGAAGAAGCGAAAAATGCAGTAGACGCGATGCAACGTTCTCGTGAAATGAATGATGAGCAACATGCTCAAGTTCAATTAACGGGTGAAGCATTCCAACAAATCGCCATGAAGATGAACGAACTCATTACGTCGATGAATATGGTTACAGGCTATATGAATGACATCAATGAGAAAAAAGAACAAGTAGTGGAAGCAATCCAGAGTATCTCTGCCATTTCTCAACAGTCAGCTGCTGCTGTTGAAGAAGTAAGTGCTTCAACGAACGAACAAATTAAAGCATTTGAAACGGTAGCAGAATCAGCGGAGTCTTTAAACGAATCAAGTAAAGAACTTCAAAAAATGGTAAGTCAATTTAAAACTGAAGAATAA